The proteins below are encoded in one region of Oryzias melastigma strain HK-1 linkage group LG9, ASM292280v2, whole genome shotgun sequence:
- the smtnb gene encoding smoothelin isoform X4 has protein sequence MVLVVDHPANNSDSESLLIRPQPETLTSESNLVLSHRQRSDSSASENSVSSAVSRSRLDSVASERSQGSGVHSRRGSGASDKSKSSAQYEHIDSSASEKNIIHSRQRLGSDVSDSCVRPRLGSGSSDILSLLSRKRADSSMSVSSEERGPAEEVTSSSTYSTDSETEKRPSPAGIQTQSNHDPVGDDEQPDGAVLSRKGAVNGFPSSTKETSDSQKPKKALNNSLSFSHANERQCAPEKKDGVLEQFHRTNSVRDRMRKFTEASQSPNIPALKKTPLRNGITPGSSSQHVSRAAALFTHTAASLSTSGDTPARPRADSASHTITASHSQTALHSGGVANRPLSSVSQSRDVPGGTRFPAEKDVHASVESKEDRTPGRAAGEKDAEMKTFLTIEIKDGRATSTSNMPTPRGNAVPITSVTPRITALGQKQELTLGLRPTPFKLSSSTFSSGSSIKMETEPVVASEPVFSAKPTLQVTRHIPPTPSDPGSQAKPAESSGKLTAEQLAAIEDEEVLDKMLDESKDFEERKMIRAAMRDLRKKKREAMLGCTQEEMDQREKERETRLQELRQQRGGQRGQAGPGSGEVVVKKVEKSADGSTISQVTKTNRFTQSDDGSKSSTLVETSYVQKIDRGTLHSKSFSYTSSSSSNTSRKVGSVFDREDDSSSRALERRQAERRKEVMRAQTMPKSSAMQARRAVMEKLEKEGNGSFNQAVAKVNRVQRSTSFGVPNANSIKQMLLDWCRAKTRSYEHVDIQNFSSSWSNGMAFCALVHSFFPDAFDYSSLSPSNRRHNFEVAFSAAEACVNCMPLLEVEDMMIMGNKPDSKCVFTYVQSLVNHLRRYEMSMGRPCDL, from the exons ATGGTGCTGGTCGTCGATCACCCAGCAAACAACAGTGACTCTGAGTCTCTGTTGATCCGGCCTCAACCAGAAACTTTGACTTCAGAGAGCAATTTGGTTCTCTCTCATCGGCAGAGATCAGACTCCTCAGCTTCAGAAAACAGCGTCAGCTCTGCTGTCTCCAGATCCCGCCTGGATTCTGTGGCCTCCGAGAGGAGTCAGGGCTCAGGCGTACATTCTCGGCGGGGCTCTGGAGCTTcagacaaaagcaaaagttCAGCCCAGTACGAACACATTGACTCTAGCGCgtctgaaaaaaacatcatcCACTCCAGACAGAGACTTGGATCAGATGTCTCCGATTCATGTGTCAGGCCACGACTGGGATCGGGATCTTCAGATATCTTGAGTCTGCTGTCAAGGAAACGGGCTGACTCCAGCATGAGCGTGTCTTCTGAGGAGAGGGGACCAGCTGAGGAGGTGACCTCCAGTTCAACTTACAGCACCGATTCAGAAACGGAGAAAAGACCAAGTCCCGCCGGCATCCAGACTCAGTCCAACCATGATCCTGTTGGTGATGACGAGCAGCCTGATGGTGCCGTTTTATCTCGCAAAGGTGCTGTAAATGGCTTTCCCAGCAGCACCAAGGAAACATCAGACTCCCAGAAGCCAAAG aAAGCGCTGAACAACAGTCTGTCATTCAGCCACGCCAATGAGAGACAATGTG CACCTGAGAAGAAAGATGGTGTTCTGGAACAATTCCACCGCACTAACTCTGTCCGGGATCGAATGCGCAAGTTCACAGAAGCCAGCCAAAGCCCAAATATCCCAGCTTTGAAGAAAACCCCCCTGAGGAATGGGATCACCCCCGGCAGCAGCAGCCAGCATGTTTCTAGAGCCGCAGCGCTGTTTACACACACGGCAGCATCCCTCAGCACATCTGGAGACACGCCAGCGAGGCCACGTGCTGACTCAGCATCTCACACCATCACGGCATCGCACAGTCAAACTGCCCTTCATTCAGGAGGTGTGGCCAACAGACCTCTGTCTTCAGTCAGCCAGTCACGGGACGTCCCGGGAGGGACGAGGTTTCCAGCTGAAAAAGATGTGCACGCCTCTGTGGAGTCAAAGGAAGACAGGACCCCAGGGAGAGCAGCCGGAGAGAAGGACGCAGAGATGAAGACCTTTCTCACCATCGAGATCAAGGATGGACGCGCCACATCCACCTCCAACATGCCGACTCCAAGAGGCAATGCTGTGCCCATCACCAGCGTGACCCCCCGCATCACCGCTCTGGGGCAAAAACAAG AGTTGACCCTCGGCCTTCGACCAACTCCATTCAAGCTCTCCTCATCTACTTTCTCGTCTGGATCCTCCATTAAG ATGGAAACGGAGCCCGTTGTTGCCTCAGAGCCGGTGTTTTCAGCCAAACCCACACTCCAGGTGACCCGTCACATCCCACCCACGCCCAGTGATCCCGGCTCCCAGGCCAAACCTGCGGAGTCCTCCGGAAAACTGACTGCAGAACAGCTTGCTGCAATCGAGGATGAAGAGGTTCTTGACAAAATG CTTGACGAGTCCAAAGACTTTGAGGAAAGGAAAATGATCCGTGCAGCAATGAGAGACCTTCGCAAAAAAAAGAGAG AGGCCATGCTGGGCTGTACGCAGGAGGAAATGG ACCAAAGAGAGAAGGAGCGTGAGACtcgcctgcaggagctgcggcAGCAGAGAGGAGGTCAGAGAGGTCAGGCTGGGCCTGGATCCGGAGAGGTGGTGGTGAAGAAGGTGGAGAAGTCTGCCGACGGATCAACCATCAGCCAAGTGACTAAGACAAATCGATTCACACAGTCTG ATGATGGGAGCAAGTCAAGTACACTTGTAGAAACTAGTTATGTACAGAAAATAGACA GAGGAACCCTCCACTCCAAATCTTTCAGCTACACCTCTTCCTCATCCTCTAACACCAGCAGAAAAGTGGGCAG TGTGTTTGACCGCGAGGACGACTCGTCCTCCCGTGCTTTGGAGCGGCGGCAGGCAGAGAGGCGCAAGGAGGTGATGAGGGCTCAAACCATGCCGAAGTCGTCCGCCATGCAGGCGCGTAGAGCCGTGATGGAGAAGCTGGAGAAGGAGGGAAACGG ATCTTTCAATCAGGCTGTTGCTAAGGTAAACAGGGTGCAGCGCTCCACCAGCTTTGGTGTACCCAACGCTAACTCCATCAAGCAGATGTTGCTGGACTGGTGTCGTGCCAAGACTCGCTCGTATGAG CATGTGGACATCCAGAATTTTTCCTCCAGCTGGAGCAATGGCATGGCGTTTTGTGCTTTGGTGCACAGTTTCTTTCCTGATGCCTTTGACTACAGCTCTCTGAGTCCCAGCAACCGCAGGCATAA
- the smtnb gene encoding smoothelin isoform X2 — protein MSVESYSALDETSLRALLDGTVDLDERHLIRSAIRELRRREIEDLEAALASKRFRPTRLNQQEDKENLHSSESSDNLDTLSQQLQSIQDIDELTKMLRSSSKYEERKMIRASIRRIRDQQLQGPIEQDITSGGRRLEPESVETQNSKGTREAGREKQGELECLRSQIQELKSQQTQHSRDLQSRGSKSSMVLVVDHPANNSDSESLLIRPQPETLTSESNLVLSHRQRSDSSASENSVSSAVSRSRLDSVASERSQGSGVHSRRGSGASDKSKSSAQYEHIDSSASEKNIIHSRQRLGSDVSDSCVRPRLGSGSSDILSLLSRKRADSSMSVSSEERGPAEEVTSSSTYSTDSETEKRPSPAGIQTQSNHDPVGDDEQPDGAVLSRKGAVNGFPSSTKETSDSQKPKKALNNSLSFSHANERQCAPEKKDGVLEQFHRTNSVRDRMRKFTEASQSPNIPALKKTPLRNGITPGSSSQHVSRAAALFTHTAASLSTSGDTPARPRADSASHTITASHSQTALHSGGVANRPLSSVSQSRDVPGGTRFPAEKDVHASVESKEDRTPGRAAGEKDAEMKTFLTIEIKDGRATSTSNMPTPRGNAVPITSVTPRITALGQKQELTLGLRPTPFKLSSSTFSSGSSIKMETEPVVASEPVFSAKPTLQVTRHIPPTPSDPGSQAKPAESSGKLTAEQLAAIEDEEVLDKMLDESKDFEERKMIRAAMRDLRKKKREAMLGCTQEEMDQREKERETRLQELRQQRGGQRGQAGPGSGEVVVKKVEKSADGSTISQVTKTNRFTQSDDGSKSSTLVETSYVQKIDRGTLHSKSFSYTSSSSSNTSRKVGSVFDREDDSSSRALERRQAERRKEVMRAQTMPKSSAMQARRAVMEKLEKEGNGSFNQAVAKVNRVQRSTSFGVPNANSIKQMLLDWCRAKTRSYEHVDIQNFSSSWSNGMAFCALVHSFFPDAFDYSSLSPSNRRHNFEVAFSAAEKLVDCPQLLDVEDMVKMREPDWKCVYTYLQEFYRGLVTKGLVKTKNSS, from the exons CTGGATGGAACGGTGGATCTGGACGAGAGGCACCTCATCCGTTCAGCCATCAGGGAGCTGAGGAGGAGGGAGATCGAGGACCTGGAGGCGGCCCTGGCCAGCAAGAGATTTCGACCCACGCGCCTCAATCAACAGGAAGACAAAGAGAACCTGCACAG CTCAGAATCCAGCGACAACTTGGACACCCTGTCGCAACAACTGCAGTCGATCCAGGACATAGATGAACTCACAAAAATG CTCCGCTCTTCCAGCAAGTATGAGGAACGGAAGATGATTCGAGCGTCCATCAGACGGATCCGGGACCAGCAGCTTCAAG GACCAATAGAACAGGATATAACCTCTGGTGGACGCCGCTTGGAGCCTGAGAGTGTGGAGACCCAGAACAGCAAAGGGACCAGG GAGGCAGGTCGTGAGAAACAAGGAGAGCTGGAGTGCCTCAGGTCTCAGATCCAGGAGCTGAAAAGCCAGCAGACACAACACAGCAGAGATCTGCAGAGTCGAG GCTCCAAATCAAGCATGGTGCTGGTCGTCGATCACCCAGCAAACAACAGTGACTCTGAGTCTCTGTTGATCCGGCCTCAACCAGAAACTTTGACTTCAGAGAGCAATTTGGTTCTCTCTCATCGGCAGAGATCAGACTCCTCAGCTTCAGAAAACAGCGTCAGCTCTGCTGTCTCCAGATCCCGCCTGGATTCTGTGGCCTCCGAGAGGAGTCAGGGCTCAGGCGTACATTCTCGGCGGGGCTCTGGAGCTTcagacaaaagcaaaagttCAGCCCAGTACGAACACATTGACTCTAGCGCgtctgaaaaaaacatcatcCACTCCAGACAGAGACTTGGATCAGATGTCTCCGATTCATGTGTCAGGCCACGACTGGGATCGGGATCTTCAGATATCTTGAGTCTGCTGTCAAGGAAACGGGCTGACTCCAGCATGAGCGTGTCTTCTGAGGAGAGGGGACCAGCTGAGGAGGTGACCTCCAGTTCAACTTACAGCACCGATTCAGAAACGGAGAAAAGACCAAGTCCCGCCGGCATCCAGACTCAGTCCAACCATGATCCTGTTGGTGATGACGAGCAGCCTGATGGTGCCGTTTTATCTCGCAAAGGTGCTGTAAATGGCTTTCCCAGCAGCACCAAGGAAACATCAGACTCCCAGAAGCCAAAG aAAGCGCTGAACAACAGTCTGTCATTCAGCCACGCCAATGAGAGACAATGTG CACCTGAGAAGAAAGATGGTGTTCTGGAACAATTCCACCGCACTAACTCTGTCCGGGATCGAATGCGCAAGTTCACAGAAGCCAGCCAAAGCCCAAATATCCCAGCTTTGAAGAAAACCCCCCTGAGGAATGGGATCACCCCCGGCAGCAGCAGCCAGCATGTTTCTAGAGCCGCAGCGCTGTTTACACACACGGCAGCATCCCTCAGCACATCTGGAGACACGCCAGCGAGGCCACGTGCTGACTCAGCATCTCACACCATCACGGCATCGCACAGTCAAACTGCCCTTCATTCAGGAGGTGTGGCCAACAGACCTCTGTCTTCAGTCAGCCAGTCACGGGACGTCCCGGGAGGGACGAGGTTTCCAGCTGAAAAAGATGTGCACGCCTCTGTGGAGTCAAAGGAAGACAGGACCCCAGGGAGAGCAGCCGGAGAGAAGGACGCAGAGATGAAGACCTTTCTCACCATCGAGATCAAGGATGGACGCGCCACATCCACCTCCAACATGCCGACTCCAAGAGGCAATGCTGTGCCCATCACCAGCGTGACCCCCCGCATCACCGCTCTGGGGCAAAAACAAG AGTTGACCCTCGGCCTTCGACCAACTCCATTCAAGCTCTCCTCATCTACTTTCTCGTCTGGATCCTCCATTAAG ATGGAAACGGAGCCCGTTGTTGCCTCAGAGCCGGTGTTTTCAGCCAAACCCACACTCCAGGTGACCCGTCACATCCCACCCACGCCCAGTGATCCCGGCTCCCAGGCCAAACCTGCGGAGTCCTCCGGAAAACTGACTGCAGAACAGCTTGCTGCAATCGAGGATGAAGAGGTTCTTGACAAAATG CTTGACGAGTCCAAAGACTTTGAGGAAAGGAAAATGATCCGTGCAGCAATGAGAGACCTTCGCAAAAAAAAGAGAG AGGCCATGCTGGGCTGTACGCAGGAGGAAATGG ACCAAAGAGAGAAGGAGCGTGAGACtcgcctgcaggagctgcggcAGCAGAGAGGAGGTCAGAGAGGTCAGGCTGGGCCTGGATCCGGAGAGGTGGTGGTGAAGAAGGTGGAGAAGTCTGCCGACGGATCAACCATCAGCCAAGTGACTAAGACAAATCGATTCACACAGTCTG ATGATGGGAGCAAGTCAAGTACACTTGTAGAAACTAGTTATGTACAGAAAATAGACA GAGGAACCCTCCACTCCAAATCTTTCAGCTACACCTCTTCCTCATCCTCTAACACCAGCAGAAAAGTGGGCAG TGTGTTTGACCGCGAGGACGACTCGTCCTCCCGTGCTTTGGAGCGGCGGCAGGCAGAGAGGCGCAAGGAGGTGATGAGGGCTCAAACCATGCCGAAGTCGTCCGCCATGCAGGCGCGTAGAGCCGTGATGGAGAAGCTGGAGAAGGAGGGAAACGG ATCTTTCAATCAGGCTGTTGCTAAGGTAAACAGGGTGCAGCGCTCCACCAGCTTTGGTGTACCCAACGCTAACTCCATCAAGCAGATGTTGCTGGACTGGTGTCGTGCCAAGACTCGCTCGTATGAG CATGTGGACATCCAGAATTTTTCCTCCAGCTGGAGCAATGGCATGGCGTTTTGTGCTTTGGTGCACAGTTTCTTTCCTGATGCCTTTGACTACAGCTCTCTGAGTCCCAGCAACCGCAGGCATAA